The Phyllobacterium zundukense DNA segment GAAAGCGGACGAAGCCGGATCCACGGTGCAAGAGGATCTGATGATTGCGCGCGACCAGCTGGCGCGCAAGGAAGTCGCCTTTGCCGAACATCATCTGACAGTGATGCCAATTGGGCGCTCTGTTCCCAAGCTCGATGAGGCTGTGGCGGAAGTCGGCGCGCAATTGGGATCGATCGGAGCCTCCTATATCCGCGAAGATTTCAATTGTGAGCCGTGTTATTGGGCGCAGCTGCCGGGCAACCACGACTATATCGCGCGCCGCGCGGTCATATCGACGCTGAATTTCGCGGGCTTTTCCTCCTTCCACGCCTATCCCTATGGTCGTCCTGACGGAAACCATTGGGGACCTGCGATCACGATTTTCGAGACAACCTCGGGAACGCCGTTTTTCTTCAATTTTCATGAACGCGACGTCGGACATACGACGGTTTTCGGCCCAACTGGCTCCGGTAAGACCGTCGTGATGGGGTTCCTGATCCTTGAGGCGCACCGGGTCGATCGGAAACTGAAGACGGTCGTGTTCGATAAGGATCGCGGTCTTGATCCGATGGTAAGGGCTGTGGGCGGCAACTACATGACGCTCGATCCAGGTCACCCCTCGGGCTGGAACCCATTGATGCTGCCGGATACCCCGCAAAACCGGTCGTTCCTGATGCGGTTGTTAAGCTACATGCTGAAACCGGAGAACGGGACGAACCTGACGGCACAGGAAGAGAGCATTATTGAAAGCTCTCTCAAGACCATTATGAAAACCCGCGATGTGGCGATGCGGCGGCTGTCGTCGCTGAAGACACTTTTTGAGGGGCGCGACCGCACGGATCGCGGTCTTTCAGCGCGGCTCGACAAGTGGATTGGCAGCGGGCCGAACGCCTGGCTGTTCGACAATGAAACCGATGATATGGATCTGTCATCGAGCTGCACCGGGTTTGACATGACCCGCATTCTGGAAGAGCCGACTGTGCGGACGGCGGCGCTTTTGTATATGTTCCACCGACTGGATGAAATCTATGACGGCTCGCCAGTCATCAACCTGATGGACGAAGCGTGGCGACTGCTCGACGATGAAGTCTTCATCGATTTCATGAAGGACTATTTCAAGACGATCCGCAAACGCAACGGCATTGTAATTTTTGGAACGCAGTCTGCCTCCGACGTGGTGGATTCCAAGGTCGGGCGGACCATCATCGAGCAGACATCCACCAACATTTTCTTCGGCAATTCGAAGGCCGACACGAATTCCTATGCCAAGCATTTCGGGCTTTCCCAGGCGGAATTTGAGTGGGTCAAAAATGCTGATCCGGCAAGCCGGTTCATGCTGATCAAGCATGCGAAGGATTCGGTGATCGCGCGGCTCGACATGTCGCACATGATGGATTTCGTGAAGGTCCTGAGCGGCCGGGAATCGACCGTCAGGGAATGCGAAGAGCTGCGCGAAATGTACGGGGATGATCCGAAAAATTGGCTGGCCAGGTTTTGCGGCTGGGCGGAAGAAACAACAGGGTGACCATGAACGCCGTGGGCTTTAAGCAAACTGTTTTCTTAGTGGTCTGTTCCGTTGCAATTTCAGCGGTGCATACAACCTATGCGCAGGTGCCGGTCATTGACGGTTCTCGGGAGAACACCCAGCAGCAGACGAAGAATTGGTACACCCGCTACACCCAAGACATGCGCAAACTCAAAAGCGGTTCTGGCGGTGTGACGGACAGTTTCGTCCCTGGTCAAGAATCGGGTTCGCCTGACGCCTGTTCTGATGCCGGCATGGGCGGTGTTTCCTCTGTTACCGGCAATTCGAACGTACCGCAAAGCCGGCAGGAAGTAGCTGATATGGTAAAGCGAATTGCACAGGAAGAAGGCGTTGATCCACATTTTGCTTTGGCGATCGCGCAGCAGGAATCGCGGTTCAACCAGAATGCCCGCTCTCCCGTCGGTGCAATCGGCGTCATGCAATTGATGCCCGGAACGGCGCAGGAATTGGGCGTTAACCCCTATGATACCGAGGGCAATATTCGTGGCGGCGTGCGTTACCTGAAGCAGAATGTGAACAAGTTCGGCGGACGCATGGATCTTACGGCAGCCGCTTACAATGCCGGCCCCAACCGGCAATCCCTGCGTGAAGGCCGTGTCCCGAATATTCCGGAAACGCAGGATTACGTGCGCAAAGTCTCGGCGAATTACAATTCATTCAAGGCAAAGAATGGTGATTTGGGACCAAGCGGATCGGAAACACCTCAGACCGTTTCCGGCAACGGCTATGGCGGTTGCGGCGAACAGCTGAAAAAGGCCTGGGATCGTAACACCGAAGCCCAACAGGCGCGCGCGCAAGTCATCAACGATCTGGTCAAGAAATCGCTCGAGGCAAATCAAAAATACAATCAAGCGTCACTTGAAGGGGTGCGCAGCATGTCGAACAGCATCAAGGGTGCGGATAGCAGCAACCAGAACCCCGGGTTCGGCGCAATGACACCCCTCGAAATTCAGTGTCCGCCGGGTGTGCTTAATCTCGGATCAACGCGCTGCTATTCCATGCCGACGGTTATGTCGAAAGACCAGGTGCGTGAATGGCTGGCTCAGTTGCAACGCCAGGCGCAGGCAAGCAACGGCGTTGCGACTTTCGATGTGCAGGAAGGTAATACGGGCGGGTTGGTTACGATCGTCGAAACGCGGCCGCAGGGTTGAGAGCATTATTCTTCACCTTAGAAAGGATGGCATAATGAGACGTATTTTGAGTGCCTTGGCTATTCTCGGCCTGATGGGAACCGCAGTACATGCGCAGGTTCCTGTGACTGATGCCGCGAACATCAAGGAGTCAATGCAGATCAAGGAACTGTCCCGGCAGATTCAGTCGGACACCTCGATTGTGAAGGACAATACGACAAAGACCTTCAAGGCGATCACAGGTGATCGCACACAGGATGCATCGCAGTTCTCGAATCTCGCAACCGGTCAAGGGTTCTCGATGGGCCAAGCCCCGGATTTTGCATCCATCCTGCAGGGGAACCAGTCGTCATTCGGCGGCATTGGCGGCGTGTTCCAGAACAATGCCGCGCAACTGATCAATGGGCTCAATCTGGTGAAATCGCTTGTCGATCAGTTTGAGGGCGGCGCTACGGCCAATAGCAAGAGCTATGACCAGGCGGTGCTGACGCTGACAACGATGACGGCGTTGACGGATGCCATGAATTCATCGGCAAAGCAGCGGACGAATTCATTCCAGGATGCAACGAAACAGATTGGGCGGGCTCAAGACTTGAAGGGCGCTCTTGAGCAAAACACGCAAATGGTTTTGCAGGGAAATCAGACGACGAATGAAGCGGTGGGATCCCTGAACAATCAGGTTCATTTGCTCTCGGAACAGCAACGAGCTGGCGTTGCTGCAATGTCAGAGCGTAACAAGGCGCTGGCTCCCATCAGCGTGTCTGGCTCAGGCAGGCAGCCGCAAGGCAATGATGTCAGATCGCAGCTGAAGGCATTTCAGGAGCAGCAAAGTCAATAATGAAAAAAGCGATTATTCTGATCGTGTGCTGCGTAGTGGTTTCATCTTGCGCAGCGCACAGGGACAAATTGGCGAAGTGCTCGGCGGATGAAAATCCGGTTCGGGCTACTGCCTACTATGAATCACAAAAGCAACCATCAGTGCGGGTGTTTGAGGCGCAGGAGAAATTGGCCGCCGGGGCTGATTGCGGCGCCATGCGTCCTGTCAATCAATTCTGACCCTCTAGCCGATTTGGTGCTCAATCATGGACCTGCTCGTTACATTCTACGGTGATGCGATGACTTTTTTTGACAGGGTCAACGGCGAAAGTATCGGCCGTGCCTGGGGCGTACTTGCGGAAAATCGCCAACTGGTCACGTTGCTTTTTACGTTGTTTATTTCGCTTTATTTTCTAGGCGTCGCGCTCGGTTATACGCGCGGTAGCATTCAGGATGCGGCCGTTTCGGCTCTAAAGGTCGTGCTTGCATATTCGCTGATTACGTCGTGGCCAGATTTTAACGATCTTATCGGTGAAGTGCTTATCAAAGGGCCGGAGCAGATCGGAACGGCTATCGCATCGAAAATGGGCGGCATCGACATCGCAAACAATGGGATGGCTGGTCTCGTCAAAAATGTAGCGGTGAAGAGCTACAATTTCGCATCCGATATTATGCGGGCAAACGACTCATGGGTCTCACTGAACATCGTCGGCCTGTTGGCTATGTCGGTCATGCTGATCGGATTGATACCACTTTTGCTTATTTTGACCGGGGTCACTTTGTTTGGGAAATTCATTACCGCAATCATGCTTGCTATCGGGCCATTTGCCATCATGGCGTACTTTTATTCTCAAACTCGATTTGTATTTGAATCGTGGCTGAAGGGACTGGCTTTCGGTTTTTTCATGATGCTCTTCACCTATGTCATCTTGGGTCTGTCATTCTCGTTCCTCGATCAGATCATGGGGGCGATTGGCGGCATCGATTATGACAACACCGGCGTTATCGCCAAGGTTGTCGCTTTGGCCTGCTATTTGCTGCTGATCGGATTCTTTGTCTACAGGGTGCCGGATTTTGCGCGGACGTTTGCTTTTGGCACTGCACTCGGTATTGGCGGAATAGGTGGCGGTGGCGCGATGGGGGTCGCTCAAGGCGCCGTCGCCACGGCCTTGGCGGCAAAAACCGTCGGTGCTTCCATGGCGGCTGGAGCAGGGACAATGGGCAGAGGTGTCGCACAAGGTGCCCGGGCTGCAACCACGTTTTCTCGACAGCTGACCGCGCGCGTCCGGGGACGCAATGGGTAGAATTTTCTAAGGTTGAACTGCAACCGCTAATGGATGCAAACACATTTCGACTTAATCATTTCTAATCGCTACGATTGGGGTTGATTAAAAGAGGTGCACACCATGGAAACCAAAGTGTTGACCGCGCATATACCGCTGCCGCTTGCGGAGAAAGTGGACCAACTGGCCACTCGTCTCGAACGCTCGCGAGGCTGGATCGTCAAGCAAGCCCTAGCTGCCTGGATCGATCAGGAAGAAGAACGGCGGCGCCTGACGCTTGAAGCGCTGTCTGATGTGGATGTCGGTCGCGTCGTCGATCATCATGCCGTGCAGGCGTGGGCAGATAGTCTTGACACCGATGCACCACTACCTGTCCCACGTTGATGGAACTGAAATGGACGAGCAAGGCACTGCCGGATCTCGCACGTCTCTATCATTTGCTCGCACCTGTCAGTCGGCAAGCGGCCGCGCGCACGGTACAGTCCCTGACGGCAGCACCAACCCGGCTGCTCGAACATCCCCGTATCGGTGAAAAACTCGAAGAATTCGAGCCGCGTGAAATCCGTCGTATACTCGTCGGTCACCACTAAATGCGTTACGAAATTCACGAAACGACCATCTGCGTGCTACGCGTATGGCACACGCGCGAGGAACGGTAAGGCAGCGGGTGTGCAGGCAACAGGCTGGACCAGATAGTGGCTGCACATCTGTAGGAAACGGGTACTGGCGCTCCTTGCCAACAAACACAGCCTCAACTGCTGTCTTCATATTATCATATAGGCCGCGTGAGCAGTTGCCGCGAAAGAACGCGAAGGCCGGTCATACGCATCGAACACCATCTCTTGGCTTTCGCACATGTAGGTGCGAACAAACATCATCCGGCTGTGACAGAGACGAACATGGGCGACCTTTACGATTGTCGTCACTCCGTTGATCAGCATGATCTCGTCGCTCCAGTCGAACTGGTAAGCTTCTCCCCGTGCATAGAACAGCGGTACGTGGGCTTCCGCCGTCACCGCACCGCGTGTCTTCGATCAAACCTAACATGAACCATACACGATACACGTGTTGAATTTTTCTGGCATCTGGAACTATTTCAATATACAACTAGAGTTTGATATTATGTGTGGCTTATAGATTCGTTTCTATCCTCGGATGTAAAAGCTGGGGTGAAATTTCGGGGGTCAATGTGGCCAACAATGCGGATTTAGAGGCGATGTATAGGCAAGGCGAGACGTGGCAGTCGCGCAATAGTCGCCTGAAAGGAATAATCACCGTAATTCTGCTTGGCGTGGCGATCGCGGGCTGGATTTTAGCGGGCATCATGGCTTTCACGATTTCACAGATGTTTCCCTTGGTGAAATCGGAAGTGGTGCCGCTCATTGTCGATAAGAACACCGGCTACATGGAGACGGTGACAACCCTCGATCAAAGCCGCGAAAAGGTAACGCAACAGCAAGCCGTGCGTGCAGCTTTTGTGGGCAATTACGTCTTGCGGCGTGAGATCTATGATCCTCGCTATGTAGCCGATAATTACGACATGGTTGGGCTGTGGTCAGATCCGAATGGTTCAGCCTTTAAAGCATACGAAGAGCTCATGAACCCTGCCAATCCACAAGGACCAATTGCCATGATCGGCACTGATGGCGAAATCCGGCCTGAAATCCTTTCGGTCAATCCCCTGAACGCCAACACCATGAGTGTGCGGTTCGAAACCAAAGAACGGGTCAAGGGCGGCACTGTCGTCAATCGATGGTCGGCAACGATCCGTTATAGGCAGTTGCAGTTGCCGGCATCCAATCGCGTCAGGCTGTTCAATCCGCTTGGATTTGTCGTTACCGATTATGTGAAAGTGCCTGAAAGCATGCCAAGTGGGCTTGGTCAATGAAGCGAACCAGTCTTGTATGTTTCATCCTGGCTTTTAGTCTGTGCGACGCTTCTGCCGAACTGGTCGCTCAGCCCGGGCGCTCCGATCCGCGGGTTCGCAACGTTCCCTATTCAGCCGAACAGGTGGTCGTGGTGACAGGAACGTACGGCCTGATCACTACGATACTTTTTGGTGCCGACGAGGAAATATTGACCGTAACGGCAGGCGATACGATCTCGTGGCAGATCGTCGTTGCCGCCAACAGGAAGGCATTGACCCTCAAGCCGACCGAAAAGGATGCGCCGACCAATATGTCGGTCATCACGTCGAAACGCACTTATTCCTTTGAGTTGCAGGTCAATACGACGAATTCGAAGCGAGAACAGACCTACAAGGTGCGATTCACGTATCCTGAGGAAGCCGGCTTGCGTGGTACCGCCGAAATGTGGCGTCAGGCCGAGCAGGCGACGAAGAGCCCGAACCTGAAGAACATTCGCCGGGACAAGGTGAATTTCGATTATGGTTTCAAAGGCGGCGACGCTGCCAAGCCGACTTGGGTCTTCGACGACGGTATCAAGACCTTCATGAAATTCACAGGAGATGTCCCCGCAATTTTTACCGTGGACGGGAAACGGCGCGAAAGCCTGATCAATTACAGACGTGAAGGCGATTACATCGTCATCGATGCCGTCTCCCGTCAGTGGACGCTTCGTTATGGAACCGAGACGGACACCTGCCTGTTCAATTTGCGCACGGTGCCGGCTGATGTGCTTGCGCCGATTGAGGGCGCTGTCGCGCCACGGCGGATTGGAGCGGGAACGCCCCCTCAATCATCCTCTAATCAAAGTGTCAGGTGACGGGCGGGCCGATGAGTGATCCAAATTACCAGTCGTTGGAGACCGGCAGCGGACTGGGTGCTGCGGTAAGGAAATCGTCCGTTGGTGGTGGTCGGACGTTTGCGCTGGCCCTTGCCGTACTCGGATTCGGGGCGATTGGCTATTTTTTGTTCGTTGACGACGAAGGTGAAATCGAACCATCGGAGCCTGCGCAAGGGGAGGAATTCGTGCCGGTGCAGTCACCTCAGCAACAGGCATTCGTGCCGCCCCCACCCCCAGAAATTCCAACGGTAACCGTACCGACCGCGCCCCCTCCTCCACCTCCGCTCCCATCGGCAGAACAAGCACCCGCAATTGCGGCTGCGCCAGTGGAAGTGCGCGAGCCGGATTGCGAGGAAAACGCCACGGATAAGGCAACCCATCCGAAATGTATCGAACTTGAACGTCAGCGCAAGTTGCTTGAGCGCGTTCGCTCCAATGTTGTCGTTATTGATACGGGAAACACCGGAGGCGAAATGCAGGCAATGGTCGGTAGCGGCAACGCGGCTGCTGGCGACAGCAGCGGGATGGAAGCTGAAGACGGATTAGGCGGCAGTGCAAGTGGCAGTGGTGGCGGCCGTGCTGCCGATGCTGATCGCGCCTTCCTGTCGCAAATGGGCGGCGCCGGTTTTGAAACCTCTGTAGCGAACAAAAATAAACGTCCGGACGCGTGGATCCCGCAAGGGTCGATGATCCGCGGAACGCTGGAAACAGCCATCAATTCCGATCTGGCCGGCATGGTGAAGGCGATCGTTCGTCAGGATGTTTATTCGTTCGATGGCCGGCGCATCTTGATTCCGGCCGGATCCTCCCTTGTCGGCGATTACAA contains these protein-coding regions:
- a CDS encoding lytic transglycosylase domain-containing protein; this encodes MHTTYAQVPVIDGSRENTQQQTKNWYTRYTQDMRKLKSGSGGVTDSFVPGQESGSPDACSDAGMGGVSSVTGNSNVPQSRQEVADMVKRIAQEEGVDPHFALAIAQQESRFNQNARSPVGAIGVMQLMPGTAQELGVNPYDTEGNIRGGVRYLKQNVNKFGGRMDLTAAAYNAGPNRQSLREGRVPNIPETQDYVRKVSANYNSFKAKNGDLGPSGSETPQTVSGNGYGGCGEQLKKAWDRNTEAQQARAQVINDLVKKSLEANQKYNQASLEGVRSMSNSIKGADSSNQNPGFGAMTPLEIQCPPGVLNLGSTRCYSMPTVMSKDQVREWLAQLQRQAQASNGVATFDVQEGNTGGLVTIVETRPQG
- a CDS encoding type IV secretion system protein, producing the protein MDLLVTFYGDAMTFFDRVNGESIGRAWGVLAENRQLVTLLFTLFISLYFLGVALGYTRGSIQDAAVSALKVVLAYSLITSWPDFNDLIGEVLIKGPEQIGTAIASKMGGIDIANNGMAGLVKNVAVKSYNFASDIMRANDSWVSLNIVGLLAMSVMLIGLIPLLLILTGVTLFGKFITAIMLAIGPFAIMAYFYSQTRFVFESWLKGLAFGFFMMLFTYVILGLSFSFLDQIMGAIGGIDYDNTGVIAKVVALACYLLLIGFFVYRVPDFARTFAFGTALGIGGIGGGGAMGVAQGAVATALAAKTVGASMAAGAGTMGRGVAQGARAATTFSRQLTARVRGRNG
- a CDS encoding VirB4 family type IV secretion/conjugal transfer ATPase yields the protein MISLALKSSLVKGWQVFADKSISTHVPYLRPIENGIVRTKNGCLVSTIKLNGFSFETADIDTINLLQKNRNTAFRSIASIGSFSIYTHVVRHKVKPSLASDFSDPFITRMDEVYQRHIWRNEMFVNDIYVTLVIRPMFKQGSALSQVFSTGKGSQERSMRTMRDKLVEATTALVKALDAYGPKVLHDVQRYEVVLGDGRRLYRDVVPEQELPEGTKRYWFSEQSEFFYTLLNGGSVRPMRLGALPVDQLLPAQRTSIGNRTIRLEGLLAEDERFGAIVSLKEYPPETGAGMLDYVLKLPHEMIVTQSLSFLDDVVARGRIDRLDRQLSKADEAGSTVQEDLMIARDQLARKEVAFAEHHLTVMPIGRSVPKLDEAVAEVGAQLGSIGASYIREDFNCEPCYWAQLPGNHDYIARRAVISTLNFAGFSSFHAYPYGRPDGNHWGPAITIFETTSGTPFFFNFHERDVGHTTVFGPTGSGKTVVMGFLILEAHRVDRKLKTVVFDKDRGLDPMVRAVGGNYMTLDPGHPSGWNPLMLPDTPQNRSFLMRLLSYMLKPENGTNLTAQEESIIESSLKTIMKTRDVAMRRLSSLKTLFEGRDRTDRGLSARLDKWIGSGPNAWLFDNETDDMDLSSSCTGFDMTRILEEPTVRTAALLYMFHRLDEIYDGSPVINLMDEAWRLLDDEVFIDFMKDYFKTIRKRNGIVIFGTQSASDVVDSKVGRTIIEQTSTNIFFGNSKADTNSYAKHFGLSQAEFEWVKNADPASRFMLIKHAKDSVIARLDMSHMMDFVKVLSGRESTVRECEELREMYGDDPKNWLARFCGWAEETTG
- a CDS encoding TrbG/VirB9 family P-type conjugative transfer protein, with the protein product MKRTSLVCFILAFSLCDASAELVAQPGRSDPRVRNVPYSAEQVVVVTGTYGLITTILFGADEEILTVTAGDTISWQIVVAANRKALTLKPTEKDAPTNMSVITSKRTYSFELQVNTTNSKREQTYKVRFTYPEEAGLRGTAEMWRQAEQATKSPNLKNIRRDKVNFDYGFKGGDAAKPTWVFDDGIKTFMKFTGDVPAIFTVDGKRRESLINYRREGDYIVIDAVSRQWTLRYGTETDTCLFNLRTVPADVLAPIEGAVAPRRIGAGTPPQSSSNQSVR
- a CDS encoding CopG family ribbon-helix-helix protein, which encodes METKVLTAHIPLPLAEKVDQLATRLERSRGWIVKQALAAWIDQEEERRRLTLEALSDVDVGRVVDHHAVQAWADSLDTDAPLPVPR
- a CDS encoding conjugal transfer protein — translated: MRRILSALAILGLMGTAVHAQVPVTDAANIKESMQIKELSRQIQSDTSIVKDNTTKTFKAITGDRTQDASQFSNLATGQGFSMGQAPDFASILQGNQSSFGGIGGVFQNNAAQLINGLNLVKSLVDQFEGGATANSKSYDQAVLTLTTMTALTDAMNSSAKQRTNSFQDATKQIGRAQDLKGALEQNTQMVLQGNQTTNEAVGSLNNQVHLLSEQQRAGVAAMSERNKALAPISVSGSGRQPQGNDVRSQLKAFQEQQSQ
- a CDS encoding virB8 family protein translates to MANNADLEAMYRQGETWQSRNSRLKGIITVILLGVAIAGWILAGIMAFTISQMFPLVKSEVVPLIVDKNTGYMETVTTLDQSREKVTQQQAVRAAFVGNYVLRREIYDPRYVADNYDMVGLWSDPNGSAFKAYEELMNPANPQGPIAMIGTDGEIRPEILSVNPLNANTMSVRFETKERVKGGTVVNRWSATIRYRQLQLPASNRVRLFNPLGFVVTDYVKVPESMPSGLGQ